The sequence TTTCTACCAGGAGGTGCGGCGGGTGCTGCGGCCCGGCGGACTCCTGGCCGTCTGGACCTACGGCCCGGTGCGGTTGGAGGACTCTGGCCTCGACGCCCTGGTGCAGGCCTTCTCCCGGCAGACCGTGGGCCCCTACTGGCCGCCGGAGCGCCGCCACGTGGAAGACGGCTACCGCTCCCTGCCGTTCCCCTTCGCCCGTCTCCCGGTGCCGGCCTTCCCGATGACCGCCTCCTGGACCCTGTCGGAGCTGTTGGGCTATCTGGGCAGCTGGTCGGCGACCGCCCGCTTCCAAGCCGCCCGGGGCACCGTTCCTGTGGCCGAGCTGGCGGGGCAGTTGGCACCCTTGTGGGGGGATCCCCAGGCCTGCCGGCAGGTGACCTGGCCCCTCACCGTGCTGGTGGGTCTGACCTGACCCGATCATCAGCGCCGACACCGGCTTTCTCAATCCGGATCTGGACTGGGGGCCGGAAGAGGAGACCATGGCGGTGAACGGGAGCTTCTCCATGTCGACTTCGAGGCCATGCCACTTATGAGCTTGTACCGAGCTTCGGACATGCTGGTTCGGCATCGACAAGCCATCGAGACGGCCGTGTTCGGCCGAGTACGAGATCTGTTCTCCCTGCCGGCGACCGTGACCCTTTATGATCTGACCCATACCTTTTTTGAAGGGGAAATGGCCGGCAATGCCAAGGCCAAGCGTGGACGCTCCAAGGAAAAGGCTGCTGGGTCGGCTCGGTGGTCCGGCCCCTTGCCGCCTCCTGCAAGACTATTGGGTGGGAACGTCCTGCAATGGGTTGGTCCAGCGCACCAGTGGAAAGCGGGCGAAGTCCTGATCGGTGGAGCACAGGATGGCGTTGTGCTCGATAGCCAGCGCCGCAAGATGGGCGTCGGTGGTAAGGTTGCCTGCCGTTCCCAGGTGGCCAAGGATCTGGCGCAAGACGCTCCAATGACGCTTGGTCGGAACAACGATCCGCACCATGGGCTGCCGGAGCCAATCGTCAATCAGCTCCACGGCCTGGCTGGCTGCCAGCGGCCTGGGCATCACCCGTGGGCTGGTGGTCAGACGC is a genomic window of Thermodesulfobacteriota bacterium containing:
- a CDS encoding type II toxin-antitoxin system VapC family toxin produces the protein MKLVDLNLLVYAINVDAPVHDRARSWWEDSLSRPERVGLSWAVILGFLRLTTSPRVMPRPLAASQAVELIDDWLRQPMVRIVVPTKRHWSVLRQILGHLGTAGNLTTDAHLAALAIEHNAILCSTDQDFARFPLVRWTNPLQDVPTQ
- a CDS encoding class I SAM-dependent methyltransferase, with amino-acid sequence MSQAPADHFSAVAAGYASFRPAYPVALFAWLAAAAPGRSLAWDCAAGSGQASCQLAEHFAQVVATDASPAQIGAARRHPRIRYRVAAAGDSGLPDHAVDLVTVAQALHWLDLEPFYQEVRRVLRPGGLLAVWTYGPVRLEDSGLDALVQAFSRQTVGPYWPPERRHVEDGYRSLPFPFARLPVPAFPMTASWTLSELLGYLGSWSATARFQAARGTVPVAELAGQLAPLWGDPQACRQVTWPLTVLVGLT